In Streptomyces sp. DG2A-72, one genomic interval encodes:
- a CDS encoding sulfatase-like hydrolase/transferase, protein MPADISRRRLLASSAATAAATSLDLLAAPTATAASAERPNILWLVSEDNNPYLGAYGDDQAVTPVLDRLATDGIRYENSFSTYPVCAPSRFSLVTGVSSQSCGPAQHMRASGRRPAWLTGFPQYLREAGYYTSNNNKTDYNAEFDLSALWDANGPFASWVGRASGQPFFSVFNMGLTHESTLWLTPPTGVHDPDDVPVPAYLPDTEHVRADRAHYYDNITSVDTQVGLMLSMLSTAGLADDTVVFYYSDNGGVLPRSKRYAYDSGLRTALIVKYPEKWQHLAPAEPGSVITAPVTSLDYAPTVLSLAGVDVPAYMEGTSLAEGERPSYAFGGRDRMDERYDLVRTVRDERYRYIRNYAPHRIYNQHGAFEFQQRGYTDWEKAHLAGTLTEVQERWWGEKPAEELYDLHTDPDEVHNLIDDPDHQTVRTRLAEALDEHILAVLDNGFIPESSAAEGYEESRVPGAFPIRRVKELADLAIRRDQANIARFLAELGDENELIRYWAVQGLLMLDTPAADVLRSSPVPDALERVLADVAETPQVKIPAAELLARLDRPGNAVPYLRDIITTGKDPRVQLQAVTALTYLPQKYAADALPALKDALKVDSWDLRVAAKYLIYVLDGDYEPTPWVQTQIVLAGGIPTEQG, encoded by the coding sequence ATGCCTGCCGACATCTCCCGGCGCCGCCTCCTGGCCTCCTCCGCGGCCACGGCCGCCGCCACCTCCCTCGACCTTCTCGCCGCCCCGACCGCCACGGCAGCATCGGCCGAACGGCCCAACATCCTCTGGCTGGTGAGCGAGGACAACAACCCCTACCTCGGCGCGTACGGCGACGACCAGGCCGTCACCCCGGTGCTCGACCGCCTCGCCACCGACGGCATCCGCTACGAGAACTCCTTCTCCACCTACCCGGTCTGCGCCCCCAGCCGCTTCTCGCTCGTCACCGGCGTCTCCTCACAGTCGTGCGGCCCTGCCCAGCACATGCGCGCGAGCGGCAGACGCCCGGCTTGGCTGACGGGATTCCCCCAGTACCTGCGCGAGGCCGGCTACTACACGTCGAACAACAACAAGACGGACTACAACGCCGAGTTCGACCTGAGCGCGTTATGGGACGCCAACGGCCCGTTCGCCTCGTGGGTCGGGCGGGCGTCCGGCCAGCCCTTCTTCTCCGTCTTCAACATGGGCCTCACCCACGAGTCCACGCTCTGGCTGACACCGCCGACCGGCGTCCACGACCCGGACGACGTCCCGGTGCCCGCGTACCTCCCCGACACGGAGCACGTCCGCGCCGACCGCGCCCACTACTACGACAACATCACGTCCGTCGACACCCAGGTGGGCCTGATGCTGTCCATGCTGTCAACGGCGGGCCTCGCCGATGACACGGTCGTCTTCTACTACTCCGACAACGGCGGCGTCCTGCCCCGCTCCAAGCGCTACGCCTACGACAGCGGTCTGCGGACTGCCCTGATCGTCAAGTATCCCGAGAAATGGCAGCACTTGGCCCCGGCAGAGCCCGGCTCGGTCATCACCGCACCCGTCACCTCCCTCGACTACGCGCCGACCGTCCTCTCCCTCGCGGGCGTCGACGTCCCTGCCTACATGGAGGGCACGTCCCTCGCCGAGGGCGAGCGGCCGTCGTACGCCTTCGGGGGCCGCGACCGTATGGACGAGCGCTACGACCTCGTGCGCACCGTCCGCGACGAGCGCTACCGCTACATCCGCAACTACGCCCCGCACCGCATCTACAACCAGCACGGCGCGTTCGAGTTCCAGCAACGCGGCTATACGGACTGGGAGAAGGCACATCTGGCGGGCACGCTGACGGAGGTTCAGGAGCGCTGGTGGGGGGAGAAGCCCGCCGAGGAGCTGTACGACCTGCACACCGACCCCGACGAGGTGCACAACCTCATCGACGACCCTGACCACCAGACCGTCCGGACCCGGCTGGCCGAGGCGCTCGACGAGCACATCCTCGCCGTCCTGGACAACGGCTTCATTCCCGAGAGCTCGGCGGCCGAGGGATACGAGGAGTCCCGCGTGCCGGGCGCCTTCCCGATCCGCCGGGTCAAGGAGCTCGCCGACCTCGCCATCCGGCGCGACCAGGCCAACATCGCACGATTCCTGGCCGAACTGGGCGACGAGAACGAGCTGATCCGTTACTGGGCCGTACAGGGCCTGCTGATGCTCGACACGCCTGCGGCGGATGTCCTGAGGAGCAGTCCGGTGCCGGACGCACTGGAGAGGGTGCTGGCCGACGTCGCCGAGACGCCGCAGGTGAAGATCCCGGCCGCGGAACTCCTCGCCCGCCTCGACCGGCCGGGCAATGCGGTCCCGTATCTCCGCGACATCATCACCACCGGCAAGGATCCCCGCGTCCAGCTCCAGGCGGTCACGGCCCTGACGTACCTTCCGCAGAAGTACGCGGCCGACGCCCTTCCCGCCCTCAAGGATGCGCTGAAGGTGGACAGTTGGGATCTGCGCGTCGCCGCCAAGTACCTGATCTACGTCCTCGACGGCGACTACGAACCGACCCCCTGGGTCCAGACCCAGATCGTCCTCGCGGGCGGGATCCCCACCGAACAGGGGTAG
- a CDS encoding MarR family winged helix-turn-helix transcriptional regulator has product MEPRWLSPEEQRAWRAYRDLSLVLEDALDQQLRHKADLSHLHYSVMVFLSEAPERRLRMTDLAEQLKIARTRLSYTVSRMEERGWVRREDAPGDGRAQLAVLTDEGLTALEQAAPSHVATVRAAVFDRLTPEQVRAFGEACEIILTGLTDPDRPPFPVDLPWRR; this is encoded by the coding sequence ATGGAACCCCGTTGGCTCTCCCCCGAGGAGCAGCGCGCCTGGCGCGCCTACCGCGACCTCAGCCTGGTACTGGAGGACGCTCTCGACCAGCAACTGCGGCACAAGGCCGACCTCAGCCACCTGCACTACTCGGTGATGGTGTTCCTCTCGGAGGCCCCCGAGCGACGGCTGCGCATGACAGACCTCGCCGAACAGCTGAAGATCGCCCGGACACGGCTCTCCTACACCGTCAGCCGCATGGAGGAGCGCGGCTGGGTGCGCCGCGAGGACGCGCCGGGGGACGGACGGGCCCAGCTCGCCGTGCTGACGGACGAGGGGCTGACCGCCCTAGAGCAGGCCGCCCCCAGCCACGTCGCCACCGTCCGGGCTGCCGTCTTCGACCGGCTGACGCCCGAGCAGGTGCGCGCCTTCGGTGAAGCGTGCGAGATCATCCTCACCGGCCTCACGGACCCGGACCGTCCGCCCTTCCCCGTCGACCTCCCCTGGCGCCGCTGA
- a CDS encoding ABC transporter substrate-binding protein, whose protein sequence is MKSPRKAWAVATALGVLAASGATIAAATPSPKSAPKHTSEEDQLQKLYKEAVAEGGRLVVYAGGDKPGQADYLKDAFVKKFPKMKVDIVVDFSKNHDARVDNQIAEHHVVADVVHLQTVDDFPRWKKEGVLQKYKPVGWDKIFDQIKDKDGYYTGLFFFAFSNVTATKLGDDAPVEAKDFLKPEFKNKLVFTYPNDDDAVLYYFKQLTDKYGFDYLKKLLAQNPKFVRGTQDSADLVGSGDYVASFGTTGGVPGVAETTLPKKSPWVAWPQTGAILKNAPHKAAAELYLSWLLSKDAQQNSIGTWSARTDVAAPAGRTGIFDYENMNPLGLGEFMSNRTALDRYKARINLYVGDVKGVNPSDPQGVLGLYPVNQDGTQG, encoded by the coding sequence GTGAAGTCCCCCCGCAAGGCATGGGCCGTCGCAACCGCCCTGGGCGTCCTGGCCGCGAGCGGTGCCACCATCGCCGCCGCCACCCCTTCCCCGAAGTCCGCCCCCAAGCACACGAGCGAAGAAGACCAGCTGCAGAAGCTGTACAAGGAGGCCGTAGCCGAGGGCGGCCGCCTGGTCGTCTACGCCGGCGGTGACAAGCCGGGCCAGGCGGACTACCTCAAGGACGCGTTCGTCAAGAAGTTCCCCAAGATGAAGGTCGACATCGTCGTCGACTTCAGCAAGAACCACGACGCCCGCGTCGACAACCAGATCGCCGAGCACCATGTGGTTGCCGACGTCGTCCACCTCCAGACCGTCGACGACTTCCCGCGCTGGAAGAAGGAAGGAGTGCTGCAGAAGTACAAGCCGGTCGGCTGGGACAAGATCTTCGACCAGATCAAGGACAAGGACGGCTACTACACCGGCCTGTTCTTCTTCGCCTTCTCCAACGTCACGGCCACCAAGCTCGGCGACGACGCGCCCGTCGAGGCCAAGGACTTCCTCAAGCCCGAGTTCAAGAACAAGCTCGTCTTCACCTACCCGAACGACGACGATGCCGTCCTCTACTACTTCAAACAGCTCACCGACAAGTACGGCTTCGACTATCTGAAGAAGCTGCTCGCCCAGAACCCGAAGTTCGTCCGCGGCACCCAGGACTCCGCCGACCTGGTCGGCTCCGGTGACTACGTGGCGAGCTTCGGCACAACCGGAGGCGTCCCGGGCGTCGCCGAGACCACCCTGCCGAAGAAGTCGCCGTGGGTCGCCTGGCCGCAGACCGGTGCCATCCTCAAGAACGCCCCACACAAGGCCGCCGCCGAGCTCTACCTGAGCTGGCTGCTGTCCAAGGATGCCCAGCAAAACTCCATCGGCACCTGGAGTGCCCGCACCGACGTCGCCGCGCCGGCGGGCCGCACGGGCATCTTCGACTACGAGAACATGAACCCGCTCGGTCTCGGCGAGTTCATGAGCAACCGCACCGCACTCGACCGCTACAAGGCCCGCATCAACCTCTATGTCGGCGACGTCAAGGGCGTGAACCCCTCCGACCCGCAGGGCGTGCTCGGCCTGTACCCCGTCAACCAGGACGGCACCCAGGGCTGA
- a CDS encoding fumarylacetoacetate hydrolase family protein → MRFATYEQHGRSRLATVEDDGTLYPCPGAGTLLDLIQTGPEALREAGNASLDVPRGPHVSQVRLLPPLQPPSVRDFVTFEEHVEGVRRSIDGVSGAPDAWYDAPTFYFTNPYAVIGAHDDVPVPPGSQVLDFELEVAAVIGREGRDLTPEQARDHIIGYTLYNDWSARDLQSREMQVGLGPCKGKDTATTLGPHLVTADELEPYRDSDGFLRLALTAEINGEVVGEDLLSNMSWTFEEMTAYASRGTWVRPGDVLGSGTCGNGGCLAELWGVRGRQDPPPLKPGDTVTLTVEGIGTVSNTVVPGAEPVAVPRARKRPRLRP, encoded by the coding sequence ATGCGTTTCGCCACGTACGAACAGCACGGCCGCAGCCGTCTCGCCACCGTCGAGGACGACGGCACCCTCTACCCCTGCCCCGGCGCGGGGACGCTTCTCGACCTGATCCAGACCGGTCCCGAGGCGCTGCGCGAGGCGGGCAACGCAAGCCTGGACGTGCCGCGCGGGCCGCACGTCTCCCAGGTGCGATTGCTGCCGCCGCTCCAACCGCCGTCCGTACGCGACTTCGTCACGTTCGAGGAGCACGTCGAGGGTGTACGGCGAAGCATCGACGGAGTCTCGGGCGCCCCGGACGCCTGGTACGACGCGCCCACCTTCTACTTCACCAACCCCTACGCGGTCATCGGCGCTCACGACGACGTTCCCGTGCCGCCCGGCAGCCAGGTGCTGGACTTCGAGCTCGAAGTCGCCGCGGTCATCGGCCGCGAGGGCCGCGACCTCACCCCCGAGCAGGCCCGCGACCACATCATCGGCTACACCCTCTACAACGACTGGTCCGCCCGCGACCTCCAGTCCCGCGAGATGCAGGTCGGCCTCGGCCCCTGCAAGGGCAAGGACACCGCCACCACCCTCGGCCCCCACCTCGTCACCGCGGACGAGCTGGAGCCCTACCGAGACAGCGACGGCTTCCTGCGCCTGGCGCTGACCGCCGAGATCAACGGCGAGGTCGTCGGCGAGGACCTGCTGTCCAACATGAGCTGGACCTTCGAGGAGATGACCGCCTACGCCTCCCGCGGCACCTGGGTCCGCCCCGGCGACGTACTCGGCTCCGGCACCTGCGGCAACGGCGGCTGCCTCGCCGAACTCTGGGGCGTACGGGGCCGCCAGGACCCGCCACCGCTCAAGCCCGGCGACACCGTCACCCTCACCGTCGAGGGCATCGGCACCGTCTCCAACACCGTGGTACCCGGTGCCGAACCGGTGGCCGTCCCTCGCGCCCGGAAACGCCCCCGGCTGCGCCCGTAG
- a CDS encoding VOC family protein, which translates to MTNRLLTHLRHVDLAVPDYDKQLDFYAGVWGLTKVAEDSGISFLAAEGSPEQYIVRLRKAEEKRLDLISYGAASPADVDTLAEQLLAGGVQLISQPGKVDTPGGGYGFRFFDIDGRTIEVSADVEARRHRRIEEKESIPVRLSHVVLNSPDINATRAWYEQHLDFRLSDTMTLPHMGEVMHFMRISSQHHSMAIASGPHASLQHLSFEMRGIDEYMRGSGRVMRSGARKIWGPGRHMAGDNTFTYFLDPHGNTVEYTTELEKLDEDTWHPHIYDLTKPENADQWGTSNPMNEMVAKEMLNDVDRGVFVAPPV; encoded by the coding sequence ATGACCAACCGTCTGCTCACCCACCTGCGGCACGTCGACCTCGCCGTGCCGGACTACGACAAGCAGCTCGACTTCTACGCCGGCGTCTGGGGCCTGACCAAGGTCGCCGAAGACTCCGGCATCTCCTTCCTGGCCGCCGAGGGCTCCCCCGAGCAGTACATCGTCCGGCTCCGCAAGGCCGAGGAGAAGCGTCTCGACCTCATCTCCTACGGTGCCGCGAGCCCCGCCGACGTGGACACGCTCGCCGAGCAACTCCTCGCGGGGGGAGTGCAGTTGATCTCCCAGCCGGGCAAGGTCGACACCCCCGGCGGCGGCTACGGCTTCCGCTTCTTCGACATCGACGGCCGCACCATCGAGGTCTCGGCCGACGTCGAGGCGCGCCGGCACCGTCGTATCGAGGAGAAGGAGTCCATCCCGGTCCGTCTCTCGCACGTCGTCCTGAACTCCCCCGACATCAACGCCACCCGCGCCTGGTACGAGCAGCACCTCGACTTCCGGCTGTCCGACACGATGACCTTGCCGCACATGGGCGAGGTCATGCACTTCATGCGGATCAGCAGCCAGCACCACTCCATGGCCATCGCCAGCGGTCCGCACGCCTCCCTGCAGCATCTCTCCTTCGAGATGCGCGGCATCGACGAGTACATGCGCGGCTCCGGCCGCGTGATGCGCTCCGGCGCCCGCAAGATCTGGGGCCCCGGGCGGCACATGGCGGGCGACAACACCTTCACGTACTTCCTCGACCCGCACGGCAACACCGTCGAGTACACCACCGAGCTCGAAAAGCTGGACGAGGACACCTGGCACCCGCACATCTACGACCTGACGAAGCCCGAGAACGCCGACCAGTGGGGCACGTCCAACCCGATGAACGAGATGGTCGCCAAGGAGATGCTCAACGACGTCGACCGCGGCGTGTTCGTCGCTCCGCCGGTCTGA
- a CDS encoding amidohydrolase family protein translates to MNSVNPVSSQNGAPTIDVHAHVLLPQVEDAVDGHPGLAAARDLDARRNGPEAIAVSGPMFRDRFPRLTDVKARLAAMDASGVDIQLVSPSPSHYHYWADEDLARTVWELANEGTAAHVAQAPQRLHGLGLVPLQHPGLAVEALEHALGLGLRGVEISSHAPGRELSDPAYEPLWTRAEETGAILFLHPFGCTLDERLNRWYLSNTVGQPTENAVALSHLIFSGVLDRHPGLRIVAAHGGGYLPTHIGRSDHAWRARTDTRGCAHPPSSYLKQLYFDSLVHDPDVLRELIRVAGPDRVLLGSDFPFDMGTDDPLGALRNVTDLPAPHFHAVRGGNAAALLRLT, encoded by the coding sequence GTGAACTCCGTGAACCCCGTGAGTTCCCAGAACGGCGCACCCACGATCGACGTCCACGCGCACGTCCTGCTCCCTCAGGTCGAGGACGCCGTCGACGGACACCCCGGGCTGGCCGCGGCCCGCGATCTCGACGCCCGCCGCAACGGCCCCGAGGCCATCGCGGTCAGCGGCCCGATGTTCCGGGACCGCTTCCCGAGGCTGACCGACGTCAAGGCCCGGCTCGCCGCGATGGACGCCTCCGGGGTCGACATCCAGTTGGTCTCGCCCTCTCCCTCGCACTACCACTACTGGGCCGACGAGGACCTGGCCCGTACGGTGTGGGAGCTGGCCAACGAGGGCACCGCCGCGCACGTCGCCCAGGCCCCGCAGCGGCTGCACGGCCTCGGCCTCGTCCCGCTCCAGCACCCGGGCCTCGCCGTCGAAGCCCTCGAACATGCCCTCGGCCTGGGCCTGCGCGGTGTCGAGATCTCCAGCCACGCGCCGGGACGCGAACTGTCGGACCCCGCGTACGAACCGTTGTGGACACGGGCCGAGGAAACCGGCGCGATCCTCTTCCTGCACCCCTTCGGCTGCACGCTCGACGAGCGCCTCAACCGGTGGTACCTGTCCAACACCGTCGGCCAACCGACCGAGAACGCCGTCGCGCTGTCCCATCTGATCTTCTCCGGAGTCCTGGACAGGCACCCGGGGTTGCGCATCGTCGCCGCCCACGGCGGCGGCTATCTGCCCACCCACATCGGCCGCTCCGACCACGCCTGGCGCGCCCGCACCGACACCCGCGGCTGCGCGCACCCGCCCAGCAGCTACCTCAAGCAGCTGTACTTCGACTCCCTTGTCCACGACCCGGACGTTCTGCGCGAGCTGATCCGGGTGGCCGGCCCCGACCGGGTACTGCTCGGCTCCGACTTCCCCTTCGACATGGGCACGGACGACCCGCTCGGCGCGCTGCGCAACGTCACGGACCTGCCCGCCCCCCACTTCCACGCCGTACGCGGCGGTAACGCTGCAGCGCTGCTGCGTCTCACCTGA
- a CDS encoding FAD-dependent oxidoreductase: protein MNDPRPRTVLVIGGGASGNAVTVLLRRAGIAVELIEAKRDWNVLGSGITLQGNALRVLREVGVWDKVRESGYAVDAVGLAAPDGTVFHVQQDIRTGGDDLPPIFGMQRPRLQEILCEAVLESGATVRLGTSAEELVQDASGVTARFSDGTEGRYDLVIAADGVGSRTRAMIGISDKPEPTGMAIWRVPVPRPEGVERMQLSYGGPCYIAGYCPTSENTIYAYLVEANRDRACIDPASYADEMRRLAAPYGGAWPEIAASITDPAEVNYTWFDRLLVEGSWHRGRVVLIGDAAHVCPPTLAQGAAMSLEDALVLAEMLSEEQDWSSLDALLTGFYERRIDRVRMVVEASVQLGQWQLDGVRDADAPGLMGRTMSVLKETP from the coding sequence ATGAACGACCCCCGTCCCCGCACCGTCCTCGTCATAGGCGGCGGCGCGTCCGGCAACGCCGTGACCGTGCTGCTGCGGCGGGCGGGCATCGCCGTGGAACTGATCGAGGCCAAGCGCGACTGGAACGTGCTCGGTTCCGGGATCACCCTCCAGGGCAACGCGCTGCGTGTGCTGCGCGAAGTGGGCGTATGGGACAAGGTCCGGGAGAGCGGCTACGCCGTCGACGCCGTCGGCCTGGCCGCGCCCGACGGGACCGTGTTCCATGTCCAGCAGGACATTCGCACCGGTGGGGACGACCTGCCCCCGATCTTCGGCATGCAGCGGCCCCGGCTCCAGGAGATTCTGTGTGAGGCCGTTCTCGAGAGCGGCGCGACGGTACGCCTTGGCACCTCCGCCGAGGAACTGGTCCAGGACGCGTCCGGCGTCACCGCCCGGTTCAGCGACGGCACCGAGGGCCGCTACGACCTGGTCATCGCCGCCGACGGCGTCGGCTCCCGCACGCGCGCGATGATCGGCATCAGCGACAAACCCGAACCGACCGGCATGGCCATCTGGCGCGTCCCCGTGCCCCGCCCCGAGGGCGTGGAGCGCATGCAGCTGTCCTACGGCGGACCGTGCTACATCGCCGGCTACTGCCCGACCAGCGAGAACACCATCTACGCCTACCTCGTCGAGGCCAACCGCGACCGCGCCTGCATCGACCCGGCCTCGTACGCGGACGAGATGCGGCGGCTGGCCGCGCCCTACGGGGGCGCGTGGCCGGAGATCGCCGCGAGCATCACCGACCCCGCCGAGGTCAACTACACCTGGTTCGACCGCCTGCTCGTCGAGGGCTCCTGGCACCGCGGCCGGGTCGTCCTGATCGGTGACGCGGCCCACGTCTGTCCCCCCACGCTCGCCCAGGGCGCGGCCATGTCGCTGGAGGACGCCTTGGTACTGGCCGAGATGCTGAGCGAGGAGCAGGACTGGAGTTCCCTCGACGCCCTGCTGACCGGCTTCTACGAACGCCGGATCGACCGTGTCCGCATGGTGGTCGAAGCATCCGTGCAACTCGGTCAGTGGCAGTTGGACGGCGTCCGTGACGCCGACGCACCCGGTCTGATGGGCCGCACGATGTCCGTCCTGAAGGAGACCCCGTGA
- a CDS encoding cyclase family protein, with product MSADRIDRTDPEAAIAEAAKAYSNWGRWGEDDVLGTLNFLDEAKRREGAALIRDGVSFSLSQAFDMDGPQKGWRRRTNPVHTMLATGTDAALGGQGFPHGFGGADDVIAMPLQCSTQWDGLGHIFDHGKAWNGRPAEKVVTCEGDLVTGIEHMAPHVAGRGVLLDVGLVVGQDGELPDGFAITEEHLTTTAASHGVSVGRGDLVLVRTGRLARARHEGWGDYAGGPAPGLSFSTAGWLHRSEIAGIATDTWGFEVRPNEFDHAFQPLHQVAIPHIGLLIGEMWDLDALAAHCAADGRYEFWLTAAPLPITGSVGSPVNPIAVK from the coding sequence ATGAGCGCCGATCGTATCGACCGTACGGATCCCGAGGCGGCGATCGCCGAGGCCGCCAAGGCGTACTCGAACTGGGGCCGCTGGGGCGAGGACGACGTGCTCGGCACGCTCAACTTCCTCGACGAGGCCAAGCGCCGCGAGGGCGCGGCCCTGATCCGCGACGGCGTCAGCTTCTCCTTGTCACAGGCCTTCGACATGGACGGCCCGCAGAAAGGCTGGCGGCGGCGTACGAACCCGGTGCACACGATGCTCGCCACCGGCACCGACGCCGCTCTGGGAGGCCAGGGCTTTCCGCACGGTTTCGGTGGCGCCGACGACGTGATCGCCATGCCCCTGCAGTGCTCCACCCAATGGGACGGGCTCGGGCACATCTTCGATCACGGCAAGGCGTGGAACGGCCGCCCGGCGGAGAAGGTCGTCACCTGCGAAGGCGATCTGGTCACCGGCATCGAGCACATGGCTCCGCACGTCGCCGGGCGGGGCGTCCTCCTCGACGTGGGCCTGGTCGTCGGCCAGGACGGCGAACTGCCCGACGGCTTCGCCATCACCGAGGAGCACCTGACCACAACCGCCGCCTCGCACGGCGTGAGCGTCGGTCGTGGCGACCTGGTCCTCGTGCGCACCGGGCGGCTGGCCCGCGCCCGTCACGAAGGCTGGGGCGACTACGCGGGCGGGCCGGCGCCGGGGCTGAGCTTCAGCACGGCCGGCTGGCTGCACCGGAGCGAGATCGCCGGGATCGCCACCGACACCTGGGGCTTCGAGGTGCGGCCCAACGAGTTCGACCACGCCTTCCAGCCGCTGCACCAGGTCGCCATCCCCCACATCGGTCTGCTCATCGGTGAGATGTGGGACCTCGACGCCCTCGCCGCACATTGCGCCGCCGACGGCCGGTACGAGTTCTGGCTCACCGCCGCGCCACTGCCCATCACCGGTTCCGTCGGCTCACCGGTGAATCCCATCGCCGTCAAGTAG
- a CDS encoding fumarylacetoacetate hydrolase family protein, translating to MSVKSAAASAPFAPFSGPFAIGTLSASGGAAFPGLVAPDGRVLDLRTALGEPALTTLTLLERWDETLPRLHALAADPAGAWLSLDDLRVQAPVEPRQIFQSGANYRQHVIDLAVAHRAPDAPGTVEEARAEVAAVMDKRAAEDLPYVFIGLPTTISGPYDDVVLPAWAQKPDWELEVAAVISRPAYRVTVEEALEYVAGYTIANDLTDRATVFRRDMPPIGTDWLRSKNAPGFTPLGPWIVPAGSIADPSDLQVTLKLNGETMQDESTNDMIFGVARLVSYISQTARLLPGDLVLTGSPAGNGIHWGRLLRDGNVMDGSVTGLGAQRTRCVAEEAR from the coding sequence ATCTCCGTGAAATCCGCAGCCGCGTCGGCACCATTCGCACCCTTCTCGGGCCCTTTCGCCATCGGCACTCTCTCCGCCTCGGGCGGAGCCGCGTTCCCCGGCCTCGTGGCGCCGGACGGCCGGGTGCTCGACCTGCGCACGGCACTGGGTGAACCCGCGCTGACGACCCTTACGCTCCTGGAGCGCTGGGACGAGACGTTGCCCCGCCTGCACGCCCTCGCGGCGGATCCGGCCGGCGCATGGCTGTCGCTCGATGACCTGCGGGTGCAGGCGCCTGTCGAGCCCCGGCAGATCTTCCAGTCCGGCGCCAACTACCGGCAGCACGTGATCGACCTGGCGGTCGCACACCGCGCCCCGGACGCCCCGGGCACCGTCGAGGAGGCCCGCGCCGAGGTCGCGGCGGTCATGGACAAGCGGGCCGCCGAGGACCTCCCGTACGTCTTCATCGGCCTGCCGACCACGATCAGCGGCCCCTACGACGACGTGGTACTGCCCGCCTGGGCCCAGAAGCCCGACTGGGAGCTGGAGGTGGCCGCGGTGATCTCCCGCCCCGCCTACCGGGTCACCGTGGAGGAGGCGCTGGAGTACGTCGCGGGCTACACCATCGCCAATGACCTGACCGACCGCGCGACCGTCTTCCGCCGGGACATGCCCCCGATCGGCACCGACTGGCTGCGCAGCAAGAACGCCCCCGGCTTCACCCCGCTCGGCCCGTGGATCGTCCCGGCCGGCTCCATCGCCGACCCGTCCGACCTGCAGGTCACCCTGAAACTCAACGGCGAGACCATGCAGGACGAGTCCACCAACGACATGATCTTCGGCGTCGCACGGCTGGTCTCGTACATCTCCCAGACCGCCCGACTGCTCCCCGGCGACCTGGTTCTGACCGGCAGCCCGGCCGGCAACGGCATCCACTGGGGCCGGCTGCTGCGCGACGGCAACGTGATGGACGGCTCGGTCACCGGGCTCGGCGCCCAGCGCACCCGCTGTGTCGCGGAGGAGGCCCGATGA
- a CDS encoding LysR family transcriptional regulator: MNLASLDLNLVVALRALLQERNVTRAGQRIGLSQPAMSAALARLRRHFDDDLLARVGGGYELTALGQALLDRTTTACDLLERVFASQAEFNPSREEHEFTLIASDYAVAVFGTELARTIQAEAPGIRLRFKQVPNEFIDSTGSLLSTVDGLLLPHGIIRGFPTVELYQDSWVFLVADDNPEVGEQLTLDDLARLPWVTYQRAYDAPAARQIAMLGIEPRVAVSVDSFQLMPLLVAGTRRVALLQRRLADELDGLAPVRIMEPPYDAVPLQQALWWHPVHMHDAAHMWLRETTARVAEMMEAGRPAISRPPK; encoded by the coding sequence GTGAACCTGGCCAGCCTGGACCTCAATCTCGTCGTTGCCCTGCGCGCCCTCCTGCAGGAGCGCAACGTCACCAGGGCCGGCCAGCGCATCGGGCTCAGTCAACCCGCGATGAGCGCGGCCCTGGCCCGGCTGCGCCGCCACTTCGACGACGACCTGCTCGCCCGGGTGGGCGGAGGGTACGAACTGACCGCCCTCGGGCAGGCCCTCCTCGACCGAACCACCACCGCATGCGACCTGCTGGAGCGCGTCTTCGCCAGTCAGGCCGAATTCAACCCCTCCCGCGAGGAACACGAGTTCACGCTGATCGCCTCGGACTACGCGGTTGCCGTCTTCGGCACCGAACTCGCCCGGACCATCCAAGCCGAGGCGCCAGGTATCCGGCTCAGGTTCAAACAGGTACCGAACGAATTCATCGACAGCACCGGGTCGCTGCTCAGCACCGTGGACGGGCTACTGCTGCCCCACGGCATCATTCGCGGCTTCCCCACGGTCGAGCTCTACCAGGACAGCTGGGTCTTCCTGGTCGCGGACGACAACCCGGAGGTCGGCGAGCAGCTCACCCTCGACGACCTGGCCCGGCTGCCGTGGGTGACGTACCAGCGAGCCTACGACGCCCCCGCCGCCCGCCAGATCGCCATGCTCGGTATCGAGCCGCGCGTGGCGGTCTCCGTGGACAGTTTCCAGCTGATGCCACTCCTGGTCGCAGGCACCCGCCGGGTAGCTCTCCTTCAGAGGCGTCTCGCCGACGAGCTGGACGGACTCGCACCCGTCCGCATCATGGAACCGCCCTATGACGCCGTGCCGCTCCAGCAGGCCTTGTGGTGGCATCCGGTCCACATGCACGACGCGGCGCACATGTGGCTGCGGGAGACGACGGCCCGGGTCGCCGAGATGATGGAGGCCGGTCGGCCCGCGATCTCCCGTCCGCCGAAATGA